The Rhodopseudomonas palustris genome window below encodes:
- a CDS encoding CoA transferase encodes MIKLENAASGEDFRHFSPTSAAKASRADDPRFATNPDRMAHREELTAMIETTLAKDTHERWRAGMHTTGVPARDVRTVEDAFNSVETAERVLASSIPHRPAGEFPNVGSPLHFRDTPVCPDSGPDSQPAHQRSAAARPRLRAGAWQS; translated from the coding sequence GTGATCAAGCTCGAGAACGCGGCGAGTGGCGAAGACTTCCGTCACTTCAGCCCCACCTCGGCGGCGAAGGCGAGCCGTGCCGACGATCCGCGCTTCGCCACCAATCCCGATCGGATGGCGCATCGCGAAGAACTCACGGCCATGATCGAAACAACCCTCGCGAAAGACACTCACGAACGATGGCGGGCCGGAATGCACACCACGGGCGTGCCAGCCCGCGACGTTCGGACCGTAGAAGACGCGTTCAACTCGGTCGAAACGGCCGAGCGCGTGCTCGCGTCGTCGATTCCGCATCGGCCCGCGGGCGAGTTCCCGAACGTCGGATCGCCACTCCACTTCAGAGATACGCCGGTGTGCCCCGATAGCGGCCCCGACTCTCAGCCAGCACACCAGCGAAGCGCTGCAGCGCGTCCTCGGCTACGGGCCGGGGCATGGCAGAGCTGA
- a CDS encoding acyl-CoA dehydrogenase, whose product MAHELPSDEDRRILQEAVRGFFETTVAEAGATTRGLWSKLAAQGLTQVASSPADGGLREILLVQQEAGRAACRAPLLDASLINLMQLSARSEDPALSALLDELYAGDAVVALAFASFDHDVSAGRAELRGDRLVAELGFVEAADILTHLAVFVPGPALVIAGIDSGVTVEPTPIMGKAGWWRVRIDSPALVRIRFTQAEIDDLLAAAALCQTARALGAATRAFEQAVAYARERRQFGRPIGNFQAIQHKLANCHIALRAAELTLANAAAQHDLGIERWRWFAAAAQATAASTLRRISLETQHAFGAVGYSEEHEAPRHFRQVHLGVLRHGGERPPVEQLACYFLDQDGPVQFPEYDLGPAGNAFRAEVRAWLGAYWSGERRARYERLSFREREYDRDFARALGETGWIGLNWPKAFGGQQRSAFEQLAFMEEMERAEAPRAGAPVQAAMLQVYGTPEQQRRYLPEILRGEAIYGMGYSEPQAGSDLASLKTRAVRDGDGYVINGQKIWTTTYWGEYMLLATRTDPAATPPHAGITMFIVPMKTPGITIRPSETMYGGTFANIFYDDVRVPAENRIGAEGDGWKVLTGALATERGFIGGGIVLKVAHAFELLCAHIRTAERCGQPMRCDPLIRAKIGALAAEIEAGRRMMVHCAELVDSGETPPDEAAISKVYSGELMERFGETALDLLGLEALLSEDSPGAVLRGRIEQNLRHSLMWVISIGTNEIQRSLIAQRGLGLPR is encoded by the coding sequence ATGGCGCATGAACTGCCGTCGGACGAGGATCGCCGGATCCTTCAGGAAGCCGTCCGCGGGTTTTTCGAGACGACAGTTGCGGAAGCCGGCGCGACGACTCGTGGCCTCTGGTCGAAGCTCGCCGCGCAGGGCCTGACACAGGTCGCCTCGTCTCCCGCCGACGGCGGCCTACGGGAAATCCTTCTCGTGCAACAGGAAGCCGGACGAGCGGCCTGCCGGGCGCCGCTCCTGGATGCCTCATTGATCAACCTGATGCAGCTTTCGGCCCGCAGCGAGGACCCAGCTCTGTCGGCTCTGCTTGACGAGCTCTACGCCGGCGATGCGGTCGTCGCCCTCGCGTTCGCCAGCTTCGACCATGATGTGAGTGCGGGCCGCGCGGAACTGCGAGGCGACCGCCTCGTTGCGGAACTGGGCTTCGTCGAAGCCGCCGACATCCTGACGCATCTGGCCGTGTTCGTGCCCGGCCCAGCACTGGTAATCGCCGGAATCGACAGCGGTGTCACCGTCGAGCCGACGCCGATAATGGGCAAGGCTGGCTGGTGGCGCGTGCGGATCGATTCGCCTGCACTTGTCCGCATCCGATTCACGCAAGCGGAGATCGACGATCTGCTCGCCGCCGCAGCGCTGTGCCAAACCGCGCGCGCGCTCGGTGCCGCCACGCGCGCATTCGAACAGGCGGTGGCGTACGCCCGTGAACGCCGGCAATTCGGCCGGCCGATCGGCAACTTTCAAGCGATCCAGCACAAACTGGCCAACTGCCATATCGCGCTCCGCGCGGCTGAACTTACACTCGCCAACGCCGCCGCTCAGCACGACCTCGGGATCGAACGATGGCGCTGGTTCGCAGCCGCCGCGCAAGCCACCGCTGCGAGCACCCTCCGCCGCATTTCGCTCGAGACCCAGCATGCATTCGGCGCGGTCGGCTACAGCGAGGAGCACGAGGCGCCGCGCCATTTCAGGCAAGTTCATCTCGGCGTGCTTCGCCACGGAGGCGAACGCCCGCCGGTTGAACAGCTCGCGTGCTACTTTCTCGATCAGGACGGCCCGGTGCAGTTTCCCGAATACGATCTCGGGCCAGCCGGAAATGCCTTCCGGGCGGAGGTGCGCGCTTGGCTGGGGGCATACTGGTCTGGCGAACGCCGCGCCCGGTACGAGCGACTTTCGTTTCGCGAGCGGGAGTACGATCGAGACTTCGCCAGGGCGCTCGGCGAGACCGGCTGGATCGGCCTGAACTGGCCGAAGGCGTTCGGCGGTCAGCAGCGTAGCGCGTTCGAGCAACTTGCCTTCATGGAGGAGATGGAGCGCGCCGAAGCCCCGCGGGCCGGCGCGCCGGTGCAAGCGGCGATGCTGCAGGTTTACGGAACGCCCGAACAGCAGCGACGCTATCTGCCGGAAATTTTGCGCGGCGAAGCCATCTACGGCATGGGCTACAGCGAACCGCAGGCCGGCTCCGATCTTGCCTCTCTGAAGACCCGCGCCGTGCGCGACGGAGATGGCTACGTCATCAACGGCCAGAAGATCTGGACCACGACCTATTGGGGCGAGTACATGCTGCTCGCGACCCGGACCGATCCTGCCGCGACGCCGCCTCACGCGGGCATCACGATGTTCATCGTTCCGATGAAGACGCCGGGCATCACCATCCGTCCTTCGGAAACTATGTACGGGGGTACGTTCGCCAACATCTTCTACGACGACGTTCGGGTGCCGGCGGAGAATCGGATCGGTGCAGAGGGTGACGGATGGAAAGTCCTCACCGGAGCCTTGGCGACTGAGCGCGGCTTCATTGGCGGCGGCATCGTGCTGAAGGTCGCGCACGCGTTCGAGCTTCTCTGCGCGCACATCCGCACCGCCGAGCGCTGCGGCCAACCGATGCGTTGCGATCCACTGATCCGCGCCAAGATCGGTGCGCTCGCAGCCGAGATCGAGGCGGGCCGCCGCATGATGGTGCACTGCGCGGAACTGGTCGACAGCGGCGAGACGCCGCCCGACGAAGCCGCGATCAGCAAGGTCTATTCTGGCGAGCTGATGGAACGCTTTGGCGAAACGGCCCTGGATCTGCTCGGGCTCGAGGCCCTTCTCAGTGAAGACAGTCCCGGCGCGGTTCTGCGCGGGCGTATCGAACAAAATCTCCGCCATTCGCTGATGTGGGTGATCAGCATCGGCACCAACGAGATCCAGCGCAGCCTGATCGCCCAGCGCGGCCTCGGGTTGCCGCGATAA
- a CDS encoding FadR/GntR family transcriptional regulator: MPAKSPVEAAPITQFQRIRSARAFDEIAAQIRTELATGRLAVGNRLPSERALSEQFGVSRNTLREALRSLEHAGLIRLQKGAHGGAFISQHSGEAIATGLMDMDHVGSILPAQLTEARIWLEAVVVREACRRATAADIDMLNRNIDEAQEARRQGDFVGRAERHIEFHRMLARLTDNPIMVIVMNGVLDVLTHFVQRIGDYDNSFVLPSRRRFMEHFAAGDADAAVAEMEACLKRLQRSYMSRIQAGEGASTPKAAPRVRRAPPASRR, encoded by the coding sequence ATGCCGGCCAAATCCCCAGTCGAAGCTGCGCCGATCACGCAGTTCCAACGAATCCGCTCGGCGCGGGCGTTCGACGAGATTGCCGCGCAGATCCGGACCGAACTGGCCACCGGCAGGCTTGCGGTCGGCAATCGCCTGCCGTCGGAGCGGGCGTTGTCCGAGCAATTCGGGGTGTCGCGGAACACGCTGCGCGAGGCGCTGCGTTCGCTCGAGCATGCCGGGCTGATTCGTCTCCAGAAGGGCGCCCACGGCGGTGCCTTCATCAGCCAGCACAGCGGCGAGGCGATCGCCACGGGGCTCATGGACATGGATCACGTCGGCTCGATCCTGCCGGCGCAACTCACCGAGGCCCGGATCTGGCTGGAAGCAGTGGTCGTGCGCGAAGCGTGCCGGCGTGCAACGGCCGCCGACATCGACATGCTCAACCGCAATATCGACGAGGCGCAAGAAGCCCGGCGGCAGGGCGACTTCGTCGGGCGCGCCGAGCGGCACATCGAATTTCATCGGATGCTCGCGCGCCTGACAGACAACCCGATCATGGTCATCGTCATGAACGGCGTGCTCGACGTGCTGACGCATTTCGTGCAGCGGATCGGCGACTACGATAACAGCTTCGTCTTGCCGTCACGTCGCCGCTTCATGGAACATTTCGCGGCCGGTGATGCCGACGCGGCGGTGGCCGAGATGGAAGCCTGCCTGAAACGGCTGCAGCGCAGCTACATGTCGCGCATACAAGCCGGGGAGGGCGCCTCGACTCCCAAGGCTGCGCCACGCGTCCGCCGCGCGCCGCCTGCCTCCCGTCGATAG